One window from the genome of Streptomyces cadmiisoli encodes:
- a CDS encoding HAMP domain-containing sensor histidine kinase, producing MLVSAAVAFAVAAVSVTCWFIVQGKLYDEIDNDLRSSVGAVSRIHVAAALSACGQPPATGPLGPSGSYLQIVKSTGEACPFPDSAGTVKVTGSDTAIAKDPRSTGTLRNGTGNDGEPVRVLTTPLMVKGSAPGEQYVAEDSALVLGVSLAGTRSTLNELALLLLVVSGIGVVGAGAAGLAVARAGLRPVDKLTEAVEHVARTEDLTVRIPVEDDTDDEIARLSRSFNSMTSALASSRELQQQLIADAGHELRTPLTSLRTNIELLTRSEETGRPLPAADRKALLASVKAQMTELGALIGDLQELSRSEAQRGERVQVVALADTVESALRRARLRGPELTITADLHPWFVRAEPTALERAVVNILDNAVKFSPGSGTIEVRLTGGALTVRDHGPGIPAEELPHVFDRFWRSPSARALPGSGLGLSIVARTVRQAGGEVTLARADGGGTVVTVRLPGAPTPPPETP from the coding sequence ATGCTGGTGTCCGCGGCGGTCGCGTTCGCGGTCGCGGCGGTGTCGGTGACGTGCTGGTTCATCGTGCAGGGAAAGCTCTACGACGAGATCGACAACGACCTCCGGTCATCCGTCGGCGCCGTCTCGCGCATCCATGTCGCGGCCGCCCTCAGCGCCTGCGGCCAGCCGCCCGCCACCGGCCCTCTCGGCCCCTCGGGCAGCTACCTCCAGATCGTGAAGTCGACCGGCGAGGCCTGCCCCTTCCCCGACTCGGCCGGCACCGTCAAGGTCACGGGCAGCGACACCGCCATCGCCAAGGACCCGCGCAGCACCGGGACGCTGCGCAACGGCACCGGCAACGACGGCGAGCCGGTGCGGGTGCTGACCACACCGCTCATGGTGAAGGGCAGCGCCCCCGGCGAGCAGTACGTCGCCGAGGACTCCGCGCTGGTCCTCGGCGTCTCCCTGGCCGGCACCCGGTCCACGCTGAACGAACTCGCCCTGCTCCTGCTCGTCGTCTCCGGTATCGGGGTCGTCGGCGCCGGTGCCGCGGGACTGGCCGTGGCCCGTGCCGGTCTGCGCCCCGTCGACAAGCTCACCGAGGCGGTCGAGCACGTGGCCCGCACCGAGGACCTGACGGTCCGCATCCCGGTGGAGGACGACACCGACGACGAGATCGCCCGGCTCTCCCGCTCCTTCAACTCGATGACGTCGGCCCTGGCCAGCTCCCGCGAGCTGCAGCAGCAGCTGATCGCGGACGCGGGGCACGAACTGCGCACGCCCCTCACCTCCCTGCGGACCAACATCGAGCTGCTGACCCGCAGCGAGGAGACCGGCCGCCCGCTGCCGGCGGCGGACCGCAAGGCGCTGCTCGCCTCGGTGAAGGCGCAGATGACGGAGCTGGGGGCGCTGATCGGCGACCTCCAGGAACTGTCCCGCTCGGAGGCCCAGCGCGGCGAACGCGTCCAGGTGGTGGCTCTGGCGGACACCGTGGAGTCCGCCCTGCGCCGGGCGCGGCTGCGCGGCCCGGAGCTGACGATCACGGCCGACCTGCACCCCTGGTTCGTCCGCGCGGAGCCGACCGCGCTGGAGCGGGCGGTGGTCAACATCCTGGACAACGCGGTGAAGTTCAGTCCCGGCAGCGGCACGATCGAGGTGCGGCTGACCGGCGGGGCGCTCACGGTCCGCGACCACGGGCCCGGCATCCCCGCCGAGGAACTCCCGCACGTCTTCGACCGCTTCTGGCGCTCACCGTCCGCGCGGGCGCTGCCCGGCTCGGGGCTCGGCCTGTCGATCGTCGCCCGCACCGTCCGGCAGGCGGGCGGCGAGGTGACCCTGGCGCGGGCGGACGGCGGCGGCACCGTGGTGACCGTGCGGCTGCCGGGAGCGCCGACGCCGCCGCCCGAGACCCCGTGA
- a CDS encoding response regulator transcription factor, with translation MSPVEGDRDTQRILIVDDEPAVREALQRSLAFEGYDTLVAVDGADALEKAAAYRPDLVVLDIQMPRMDGLTAARRIRAAGDTTPILMLTARDTVGDRVTGLDAGADDYLVKPFELDELFARIRALLRRSSYAGGPGAAPQDEALAFGDLRMDLATREVTRAGRPVELTRTEFTLLEMFMAHPRQVLTREQILKAVWGFDFEPSSNSLDVYVMYLRRKTEAAGEPRLVHTVRGVGYVLRQGGAE, from the coding sequence ATGAGCCCCGTCGAAGGCGACCGTGACACCCAGCGCATCCTCATCGTCGACGACGAGCCCGCGGTGCGTGAGGCACTCCAGCGCAGTCTCGCCTTCGAGGGCTACGACACCCTGGTCGCGGTCGACGGCGCGGACGCGCTGGAGAAGGCGGCGGCGTACCGGCCCGACCTGGTCGTCCTCGACATCCAGATGCCCCGGATGGACGGCCTGACGGCCGCGCGACGCATCCGCGCGGCCGGTGACACCACCCCCATCCTGATGCTGACGGCCCGCGACACCGTCGGCGACCGGGTCACCGGGCTCGACGCGGGCGCCGACGACTACCTGGTGAAACCGTTCGAACTGGACGAACTCTTCGCCCGTATCCGCGCGTTGCTGCGGCGCAGCTCCTACGCCGGCGGGCCCGGCGCGGCCCCGCAGGACGAGGCGCTGGCCTTCGGCGACCTGCGGATGGATCTCGCGACGCGGGAGGTGACGCGGGCCGGGCGGCCGGTGGAGCTGACCCGCACGGAGTTCACCCTGCTGGAGATGTTCATGGCACATCCGCGCCAGGTCCTCACCCGGGAGCAGATCCTCAAGGCGGTGTGGGGCTTCGACTTCGAGCCGTCGTCGAACTCGCTGGACGTGTACGTGATGTACCTGCGCCGCAAGACCGAGGCGGCCGGCGAGCCGCGGCTCGTGCACACGGTGCGCGGCGTGGGGTACGTGTTGCGCCAGGGCGGGGCCGAGTGA
- a CDS encoding S1C family serine protease: protein MTESIRRSGEYENPYQGDDPHQGRQYAPSPVNPEWPPPPAYRPSTAQFGPGAPTPSLTEPVAAPRPKKRARRGPAALLVTVAVVAAAIGGGTAYGIQELTGNDVVASSSTDTNVVPTGQRGTVAGVAKAVSPSIVEIKAATNAGSSTGSGVIITGDGEIITNNHVVSGASAVKVTTSDGKEYSARVVGTDSSKDLALIKLENASGLKAATLGDSDGVQVGDEVVAIGSPEGLTGTVTSGIVSALERDVTVSTGEGQQQQPGGQWPFEFGGREFNGDTGSSTTTYKALQTDASLNPGNSGGALIDMNGNIIGINSAMYSAAGSAADAGSVGLGFAIPVDTVKSDLASLRAGAGG, encoded by the coding sequence ATGACCGAGAGCATCCGCCGCAGCGGCGAGTACGAGAACCCGTACCAGGGCGACGACCCGCACCAGGGCCGGCAGTACGCCCCCTCTCCCGTCAACCCCGAGTGGCCGCCCCCGCCCGCCTACCGCCCGTCGACGGCGCAGTTCGGGCCCGGGGCGCCCACCCCTTCGCTCACCGAGCCCGTGGCAGCGCCCCGGCCGAAGAAGCGCGCCCGGCGGGGACCGGCCGCGCTGCTCGTGACGGTCGCCGTCGTCGCGGCGGCCATCGGCGGCGGCACCGCCTACGGCATCCAGGAGCTGACCGGCAACGACGTCGTGGCCTCCAGCAGCACCGACACCAACGTCGTGCCGACGGGACAGAGGGGCACGGTCGCCGGGGTCGCCAAGGCGGTCAGCCCGAGCATCGTCGAGATCAAAGCCGCCACGAACGCCGGCTCGTCCACCGGTTCCGGCGTGATCATCACCGGTGACGGCGAGATCATCACCAACAACCACGTGGTCTCCGGTGCCTCCGCGGTCAAGGTCACCACCAGCGACGGCAAGGAGTACTCGGCGCGGGTCGTCGGCACCGACAGCAGCAAGGACCTCGCCCTCATCAAGCTGGAGAACGCCTCCGGACTGAAGGCGGCCACGCTCGGCGACTCCGACGGCGTGCAGGTCGGCGACGAGGTCGTGGCGATCGGCTCGCCCGAGGGGCTGACCGGCACCGTCACCAGCGGCATCGTCTCCGCGCTGGAGCGCGACGTCACCGTCTCCACCGGCGAGGGGCAGCAACAGCAGCCGGGCGGGCAGTGGCCGTTCGAGTTCGGCGGCCGGGAGTTCAACGGCGACACCGGGTCGTCCACCACGACGTACAAGGCCCTCCAGACCGACGCGTCCCTCAACCCCGGCAACTCCGGCGGCGCGCTGATCGACATGAACGGCAACATCATCGGCATCAACTCCGCGATGTACTCGGCGGCCGGTTCCGCCGCCGACGCGGGCAGTGTCGGCCTGGGCTTCGCCATCCCGGTCGACACCGTGAAGTCCGACCTGGCGAGCCTGCGGGCCGGGGCCGGCGGCTGA
- a CDS encoding LacI family DNA-binding transcriptional regulator, with translation MAKVTRDDVARLAGTSTAVVSYVINNGPRPVAPATRERVLAAIKELGYRPDRVAQAMASRRTDLIGLIVPDARQPFFAEMAHAVEWAASERGKMVLVGNSDYVGEREVHYLRAFLGMRVSGLILVSHALNDLAAAEIDAWDARVVLLHERPEAMDDAAVVMDDLGGAKDAVRHLLDHGYPYVACMGGTAETPAVGDPVSDHVEGWRRAMDEAGISTEGRLFEAPYNRYDAYRVALDILSGPRRPPAVFCSTDDQAIGLLRAARELRIDVPGELAVAGFDDIKEAALADPPLTTIASDRSAMARAAVDLVLDDGLKVAGSRRERLKVFPSRLVVRRSCGCE, from the coding sequence GTGGCCAAGGTGACTCGGGACGACGTAGCACGATTGGCGGGGACGTCCACCGCCGTAGTCAGCTATGTCATCAACAACGGACCCCGGCCGGTCGCCCCGGCCACGCGCGAGCGTGTCCTCGCCGCCATCAAGGAGCTCGGCTACCGGCCGGACCGGGTCGCGCAGGCCATGGCCTCGCGTCGCACCGACCTCATAGGCCTGATCGTGCCGGACGCCCGCCAGCCCTTCTTCGCGGAGATGGCGCACGCGGTCGAGTGGGCCGCGTCCGAGCGCGGAAAGATGGTGCTCGTCGGCAACAGCGACTACGTCGGCGAGCGAGAGGTCCACTACCTGCGCGCTTTCCTGGGGATGCGGGTCTCGGGCCTGATCCTGGTCAGCCACGCGCTCAACGACCTGGCCGCCGCCGAGATCGACGCCTGGGACGCCCGGGTGGTGCTGCTGCACGAACGCCCCGAGGCGATGGACGACGCCGCGGTCGTCATGGACGACCTGGGCGGCGCCAAGGACGCCGTGCGCCACCTGCTGGACCACGGCTACCCGTACGTCGCCTGCATGGGCGGCACCGCCGAGACCCCCGCGGTCGGCGACCCGGTCTCCGACCACGTCGAGGGCTGGCGGCGCGCGATGGACGAGGCCGGCATCTCCACCGAGGGCCGCCTCTTCGAAGCGCCGTACAACCGCTACGACGCCTACCGGGTGGCGCTGGACATCCTCTCCGGCCCGCGCCGCCCGCCGGCCGTCTTCTGCTCCACCGACGACCAGGCCATCGGCCTGCTGCGCGCGGCGCGCGAGCTGCGCATCGACGTCCCCGGCGAACTGGCCGTGGCCGGCTTCGACGACATCAAGGAAGCGGCCCTGGCGGACCCGCCGCTGACCACCATCGCGTCGGACCGCTCGGCGATGGCGCGGGCCGCGGTCGACCTCGTCCTGGACGACGGGCTGAAGGTCGCGGGTTCGCGGCGCGAGCGGCTGAAGGTCTTCCCCTCCCGGCTGGTGGTGCGCCGCTCCTGCGGCTGTGAGTGA
- a CDS encoding winged helix-turn-helix transcriptional regulator, whose protein sequence is MSSLLLLTNALQPSTEVLPALGLLLHNVRVAPAEGPALVDTPGADVILIDGRRDLPQVRSLCQLLRSTGPGCPLVLVVTEGGLAAVTADWGIDDVLLDTAGPAEVEARLRLAMGRQQIVNDDSPMEIRNGDLSVDEATYSAKLKGRVLDLTFKEFELLKYLAQHPGRVFTRAQLLQEVWGYDYFGGTRTVDVHVRRLRAKLGPEHESLIGTVRNVGYRFVTPEKVDRAAEEAKAKADRPKPEDAGEKAASRAAEVPADA, encoded by the coding sequence ATGAGTTCTCTGCTGCTCCTGACCAACGCCCTCCAGCCGTCGACGGAGGTGCTCCCCGCACTCGGCCTGCTGCTGCACAACGTGCGCGTGGCCCCCGCCGAGGGCCCCGCCCTGGTCGACACCCCCGGTGCCGACGTGATCCTGATCGACGGGCGCCGCGACCTGCCCCAGGTCCGCAGCCTCTGCCAGCTGCTTCGTTCCACCGGCCCCGGCTGCCCCCTCGTCCTCGTCGTGACGGAGGGCGGCCTGGCGGCCGTCACCGCCGACTGGGGCATCGACGACGTCCTGCTCGACACGGCGGGCCCCGCCGAGGTCGAGGCGCGGCTCCGGCTCGCCATGGGCCGGCAGCAGATCGTCAACGACGACTCCCCGATGGAGATCCGCAACGGCGACCTCTCGGTGGACGAGGCGACGTACTCGGCCAAGCTCAAGGGCCGGGTGCTCGACCTGACCTTCAAGGAGTTCGAGCTCCTGAAGTACCTCGCGCAGCACCCGGGCCGCGTCTTCACCCGCGCCCAGCTGCTCCAGGAGGTGTGGGGCTACGACTACTTCGGCGGCACGCGCACGGTCGACGTGCACGTACGGCGGCTGCGCGCCAAGCTCGGCCCCGAGCACGAATCACTGATCGGCACCGTCCGGAACGTCGGTTATCGATTCGTTACGCCCGAGAAGGTCGACCGCGCCGCCGAGGAGGCGAAGGCCAAGGCGGACCGGCCAAAGCCGGAGGATGCGGGCGAGAAGGCCGCGTCGCGCGCCGCCGAGGTCCCGGCCGACGCCTGA
- a CDS encoding alpha/beta hydrolase family protein — MSTGPAGDVARSTTRSTIRPHSETAAGDRPAPLRTFLRAADGVRIEAVYNPGNAVYDALTASSDHPVFVVAHGFTGDVDRPHVRRVAAAFARYGAVVTFSFRGHGRSGGRSTVGDREVLDLAAAVAWARERGHTRVVTVGFSMGGSVVLRHAALHPGDTDAVVSVSAPARWYYRGTAPMRRLHWLVTRPAGRLIGRYGLRTRIHHRDWDPVPLSPVDAVPRIAPAPLLIVHGDRDGYFPVDHPLMLARAAGDHGELWLEPGMGHAEHAVTGELLARIGDWAVTGAG; from the coding sequence ATGAGCACCGGCCCGGCAGGTGATGTGGCCCGATCCACCACCCGATCCACCATTCGTCCGCACTCTGAGACGGCGGCGGGGGACAGACCCGCCCCATTGAGGACGTTTCTTCGCGCCGCCGACGGAGTGCGGATCGAGGCCGTATACAACCCGGGTAACGCCGTATACGACGCCTTGACGGCATCCTCCGATCATCCGGTGTTCGTCGTCGCGCACGGCTTCACGGGCGACGTGGACCGGCCGCACGTTCGAAGGGTGGCGGCGGCGTTCGCGCGGTACGGCGCCGTGGTCACGTTCTCGTTCCGCGGCCACGGGCGCTCCGGCGGCCGGTCGACCGTCGGGGACCGCGAGGTGCTCGATCTGGCGGCTGCGGTGGCGTGGGCGCGGGAACGCGGCCACACGCGCGTGGTGACGGTCGGCTTCTCGATGGGCGGCTCGGTGGTGCTGCGGCACGCCGCGCTGCACCCGGGGGACACCGACGCGGTGGTGTCCGTGAGCGCCCCGGCCCGCTGGTACTACCGGGGCACCGCCCCCATGCGCCGGCTGCACTGGCTGGTGACCCGCCCCGCCGGCCGTCTGATCGGCCGCTACGGCCTGCGCACCCGGATCCACCACCGCGACTGGGACCCGGTGCCGCTGTCCCCGGTCGACGCGGTCCCGCGCATCGCCCCGGCCCCGCTGCTCATCGTGCACGGCGACCGCGACGGCTACTTCCCCGTCGACCACCCCCTGATGCTGGCCCGCGCCGCCGGTGACCACGGCGAACTCTGGCTGGAACCCGGCATGGGCCATGCCGAGCACGCGGTCACCGGGGAACTCCTCGCGCGGATCGGGGACTGGGCCGTCACCGGGGCGGGCTAG
- a CDS encoding MoaD/ThiS family protein, translating into MAKVTVRYWAAAKAAAGIAEEPYDAATLAEALDLVRGRHPGELSQVLVRCSFLVDGDPVGKRGHETVPLAEGGTVEVLPPFAGG; encoded by the coding sequence ATGGCAAAGGTCACGGTGCGCTACTGGGCCGCCGCGAAGGCCGCGGCCGGGATCGCCGAGGAGCCGTACGACGCGGCCACGCTCGCCGAGGCGCTCGACCTCGTGCGCGGGCGACACCCCGGGGAACTCAGCCAGGTCCTGGTGCGATGCTCGTTCCTCGTCGACGGCGATCCCGTGGGCAAGCGCGGGCATGAGACGGTACCGCTGGCCGAGGGCGGCACGGTCGAGGTGCTCCCGCCGTTCGCAGGAGGGTGA
- a CDS encoding LmeA family phospholipid-binding protein has translation MRALRILLIVVVVLGGLFVAADRLAVNFAEGEAADRLRSTENLATTPDVSINGFPFLTQVAGGTLDDVRVGISDYRAAAGDGEDIRIDDLRADMKGVEFSSDFGSATAASATGTAHIAYDELLKTARSEPTQIAPGVTAEVVGLSDGGNGRIAVEVEATVLGTKLPRPVSVLSTVTVKGDTVRVSAEALPKFGGVEIGESQIRAITDFEQRIDELPGGIRLDKVEAAGTGVEITVKGSNVRLAG, from the coding sequence ATGCGCGCGCTGCGAATACTTCTGATCGTCGTCGTGGTGCTCGGCGGCCTGTTCGTGGCCGCCGACCGCCTCGCCGTCAACTTCGCCGAGGGCGAGGCCGCCGACCGGCTCAGGAGCACGGAGAACCTGGCCACCACGCCGGACGTGTCCATCAACGGCTTCCCCTTCCTCACCCAGGTCGCCGGCGGCACCCTGGACGACGTCCGGGTCGGCATCAGCGACTACCGGGCGGCGGCCGGTGACGGCGAGGACATCCGCATCGACGACCTCAGGGCGGACATGAAGGGCGTCGAGTTCTCCAGCGACTTCGGCTCCGCCACCGCGGCCAGCGCCACCGGCACCGCGCACATCGCCTACGACGAGCTGCTCAAGACCGCCAGGTCCGAGCCGACGCAGATCGCGCCCGGCGTGACCGCCGAGGTCGTGGGCCTGTCCGACGGCGGCAACGGGAGGATCGCGGTCGAGGTCGAGGCGACGGTCCTCGGCACCAAGCTGCCCCGGCCGGTGTCCGTGCTCAGCACCGTCACCGTCAAGGGCGACACCGTGCGGGTGAGTGCCGAGGCGCTGCCGAAGTTCGGCGGCGTCGAGATCGGCGAGTCGCAGATCCGCGCGATCACCGACTTCGAGCAGCGGATCGACGAGCTGCCCGGCGGTATCCGGCTCGACAAGGTCGAGGCGGCCGGGACCGGCGTCGAGATCACGGTGAAGGGTTCGAACGTCCGGCTCGCCGGGTAG
- a CDS encoding putative leader peptide, whose translation MKRQADLTKRRAVDLCRVAAMLCRTF comes from the coding sequence ATGAAGCGACAGGCGGATCTCACGAAGCGGCGGGCAGTGGACCTGTGCCGCGTTGCCGCCATGCTCTGTCGTACTTTCTGA
- a CDS encoding sulfurtransferase encodes MSRSDVLVDADWLQENLDDSNIAIVEVDEDTTAYEKNHIKNAIRIDWTKDLQDPVRRDFIDQEGFEKLLSAKGIANDTLVILYGGNNNWFASYAYWYFKLYGHDNVKLLDGGRKKWELDARELVDGTDVPARPATDYKAKQQDTSIRAFRDDVVAAIGSQNLVDVRSPDEFSGKLLAPAHLPQEQSQRPGHVPGARNIPWSKNANDDGTFKSDEELKELYAEEQVDLAEDTIAYCRIGERSALTWFVLHELLGVENVKNYDGSWTEYGSLVGVPIELGANK; translated from the coding sequence ATGAGCCGCAGCGACGTCCTGGTAGACGCCGACTGGCTTCAGGAGAACCTGGACGACTCGAACATCGCGATTGTCGAGGTCGACGAGGACACCACCGCGTACGAGAAGAACCACATCAAGAACGCCATCCGGATCGACTGGACCAAGGACCTCCAGGACCCGGTCCGCCGCGACTTCATCGACCAGGAGGGCTTCGAGAAGCTCCTGTCGGCGAAGGGCATCGCCAACGACACGCTGGTGATCCTCTACGGCGGCAACAACAACTGGTTCGCGTCGTACGCCTACTGGTACTTCAAGCTCTACGGCCACGACAACGTCAAGCTGCTCGACGGCGGCCGCAAGAAGTGGGAGCTGGACGCCCGCGAGCTGGTCGACGGCACCGACGTGCCCGCGCGCCCGGCCACCGACTACAAGGCCAAGCAACAGGACACCTCCATCCGCGCCTTCCGCGACGACGTGGTCGCCGCGATCGGTTCGCAGAACCTGGTCGACGTACGCTCGCCCGACGAGTTCTCCGGCAAGCTGCTCGCTCCCGCGCACCTGCCGCAGGAGCAGTCGCAGCGTCCGGGCCACGTCCCGGGCGCCCGCAACATCCCGTGGTCGAAGAACGCCAACGACGACGGCACCTTCAAGTCGGACGAGGAGCTCAAGGAGCTCTACGCCGAGGAGCAGGTTGACCTCGCCGAGGACACCATCGCCTACTGCCGCATCGGTGAGCGCTCCGCGCTGACCTGGTTCGTCCTGCACGAGCTGCTCGGCGTGGAGAACGTCAAGAACTACGACGGCTCCTGGACCGAGTACGGCTCCCTCGTCGGTGTGCCGATCGAGCTCGGCGCGAACAAGTAA
- a CDS encoding DUF1416 domain-containing protein translates to MCGAKAGGPDASTIKPGETTIQGQVTRDGEPVTGYVRLLDSTGEFTAEVPTSATGQFRFYAAEGTWTVRALVPGGSADRTVVAQQGGLAEVAIAV, encoded by the coding sequence ATGTGCGGAGCGAAGGCCGGCGGCCCCGACGCCTCGACGATCAAGCCCGGTGAGACCACCATTCAGGGCCAGGTGACCCGTGACGGAGAGCCGGTGACCGGCTACGTCCGCCTCCTGGACTCGACCGGCGAGTTCACGGCGGAGGTCCCCACCTCCGCGACGGGCCAGTTCCGCTTCTACGCGGCCGAAGGCACCTGGACCGTCCGCGCCCTCGTCCCCGGCGGCAGCGCCGACCGCACGGTAGTCGCCCAGCAGGGCGGCCTGGCGGAGGTCGCGATCGCGGTCTGA
- a CDS encoding DUF3099 domain-containing protein gives MYARRRHVYFALMGICIALFVLAWAVVRLWSTPAAVGMCVVAMVIPPVAAMIANRRGPEDRWWDDPSGDPKSDEWWDELDGKKKPR, from the coding sequence ATGTACGCCCGGCGGCGCCACGTCTACTTCGCCTTGATGGGCATCTGCATCGCTCTGTTCGTCCTGGCGTGGGCCGTCGTGCGCCTGTGGTCGACCCCGGCCGCCGTCGGCATGTGCGTGGTCGCCATGGTGATCCCGCCCGTGGCCGCGATGATCGCCAACCGCCGGGGCCCGGAGGACCGCTGGTGGGACGACCCGTCGGGCGATCCCAAGTCCGACGAGTGGTGGGACGAGCTGGACGGCAAGAAGAAGCCGCGGTAG
- a CDS encoding VOC family protein yields the protein MSPTRLSTVVLDAPDAHELAAFYQRLLGYAVRREEPHWVLIGPPPGTEGTALSFETEPEYVRPVWPTRRPGDQQMMLHLDIEVDDLAAETARAVAEGATLAEYQPQDDVRVLFDPAGHPFCLWTETPQPPETPQPPEMPRSPHGPEGPEAPQ from the coding sequence ATGTCGCCCACGAGGCTGTCCACCGTGGTGCTGGACGCACCCGACGCACATGAACTGGCCGCCTTCTACCAGCGGCTGCTGGGCTATGCGGTGCGCCGCGAGGAGCCGCACTGGGTGCTCATCGGCCCGCCGCCCGGCACCGAGGGCACCGCCCTGTCCTTCGAGACGGAACCGGAGTACGTCCGCCCGGTCTGGCCCACCCGCCGGCCCGGCGACCAGCAGATGATGCTCCATCTGGACATCGAGGTCGACGACCTGGCGGCGGAGACGGCACGGGCGGTCGCCGAGGGCGCCACGCTCGCCGAGTACCAGCCGCAGGACGACGTCCGGGTCCTGTTCGACCCGGCGGGCCACCCGTTCTGCCTCTGGACCGAGACGCCCCAGCCACCGGAGACGCCCCAGCCTCCGGAGATGCCCCGGTCACCCCATGGACCCGAGGGACCCGAGGCGCCTCAGTAG
- a CDS encoding DsrE family protein has translation MAKKLVIKVTAGADAPERCSQAFTVAAVAVASGVDVSVWLTGESAWFALPGRAAEFELPHAAPLPDLIDSILVSGRLTLCTQCAARREITEQDVIEGVRIAGAQVFVQEALAEDTQALVY, from the coding sequence ATGGCGAAGAAGCTGGTGATCAAGGTGACGGCGGGGGCCGACGCCCCCGAGCGCTGCTCGCAGGCGTTCACCGTCGCGGCCGTGGCCGTCGCGAGCGGGGTGGACGTCTCGGTGTGGCTGACCGGAGAGTCCGCCTGGTTCGCGCTCCCGGGCCGGGCGGCCGAGTTCGAACTGCCGCACGCCGCTCCGCTGCCCGATCTGATCGACTCGATCCTGGTCTCCGGCCGCCTCACCCTGTGCACCCAGTGCGCGGCCCGCCGCGAGATCACGGAGCAGGACGTCATCGAGGGCGTGCGGATCGCGGGGGCGCAGGTCTTCGTGCAGGAGGCGCTCGCGGAGGACACGCAGGCGCTCGTCTACTGA
- a CDS encoding FABP family protein, whose product MIEIPSDLHKDLVPLAFLLGNWAGAGVHDFPGDEKCNFGQEVTFSHDGRDFLEYRSHTWVLDNEGNKVRPLESEHGFWRIDSDRKVEVTMTRDDGVIEIWYGELADQKPQIDLVTDAVARTAASRPYSGGKRLYGYVKSDLMWVGEKQTPEVELRPYMSAQLKKVVTPEDVERWAKALPEDLPDDGIAFFK is encoded by the coding sequence ATGATCGAGATCCCGTCCGACCTCCACAAGGACCTCGTCCCGCTGGCCTTCCTCCTCGGCAACTGGGCGGGCGCGGGCGTACACGACTTCCCCGGCGACGAGAAGTGCAACTTCGGGCAGGAGGTCACCTTCAGCCACGACGGCCGGGACTTCCTGGAGTACCGCTCGCACACCTGGGTGCTGGACAACGAAGGCAACAAGGTCAGGCCGCTGGAGTCCGAGCACGGCTTCTGGCGCATCGACTCCGACCGCAAGGTCGAGGTCACGATGACCCGCGACGACGGTGTCATCGAGATCTGGTACGGCGAGCTGGCCGACCAGAAGCCGCAGATCGACCTCGTCACGGACGCGGTCGCGCGCACCGCCGCCTCGCGCCCCTATTCGGGCGGCAAGCGGCTGTACGGCTACGTCAAGAGCGACCTGATGTGGGTCGGCGAGAAGCAGACCCCCGAGGTCGAGCTGCGGCCGTACATGTCCGCCCAGCTGAAGAAGGTCGTCACCCCGGAGGACGTCGAGCGCTGGGCGAAGGCCCTGCCCGAGGACCTTCCGGACGACGGGATCGCCTTCTTCAAGTAG
- a CDS encoding Fur family transcriptional regulator — translation MVSTDWKSDLRQRGYRLTPQRQLVLEAVDTLEHATPDDILVEVRKTASGVNISTVYRTLELLEELGLVSHAHLGHGAPTYHLADRHHHLHLVCRDCTNVIEADVEVAADFTAKLRERFGFDTDMKHFAIFGRCKDCTTAKSSTTES, via the coding sequence GTGGTGAGCACCGACTGGAAGAGTGACCTCAGGCAGCGCGGCTACCGGCTGACGCCGCAGCGGCAACTCGTGCTCGAAGCCGTGGACACCCTGGAGCACGCGACCCCCGACGACATTCTCGTGGAAGTACGGAAGACGGCGTCGGGGGTCAACATTTCCACGGTCTACCGGACCCTGGAGCTGCTGGAGGAGCTGGGGCTGGTCAGCCACGCGCACCTCGGGCACGGTGCGCCGACGTACCACCTGGCCGACCGGCACCACCATCTGCACCTCGTCTGCCGCGACTGCACGAACGTGATCGAGGCCGATGTCGAGGTGGCGGCCGACTTCACCGCGAAGCTGCGGGAGCGCTTCGGCTTCGACACCGACATGAAGCACTTCGCGATCTTCGGCCGGTGCAAGGACTGCACGACCGCCAAGAGTTCAACTACCGAGTCGTAG